A single genomic interval of Mycolicibacterium sp. MU0053 harbors:
- a CDS encoding WhiB family transcriptional regulator, translated as MPQPQQLPGPNADIWDWQMHGLCRGVDSAMFFHPDGERGRARAQRELRAKEMCRACPVITQCRTHALAVGEPYGIWGGLSESERELLLKRGIRRSA; from the coding sequence ATGCCACAGCCGCAGCAACTACCCGGACCCAACGCCGACATCTGGGATTGGCAAATGCACGGCCTGTGCCGGGGCGTCGACTCCGCGATGTTCTTCCACCCCGACGGGGAACGCGGCCGCGCCCGCGCCCAACGCGAACTGCGGGCCAAGGAAATGTGCCGCGCCTGCCCGGTCATCACGCAATGCCGAACGCATGCGCTGGCCGTCGGCGAGCCCTACGGCATCTGGGGCGGCCTCTCGGAGTCCGAACGCGAACTGTTGCTCAAGCGCGGGATTCGCCGCAGCGCCTGA
- a CDS encoding DUF4349 domain-containing protein: protein MNSRRLSVLMLVLAALVVMTGCSGAQGPLRGSAPDAADSATAPAAPILPEHSGPPPSAPQPPRDVVKTASMRITVADTGAAADRAADIAADADGRVDSRTDDAGSGAGRAQSSVVLRVPADQLEAVLNELEALGFVQNADTRIEDVTTQRVDLDARITALQTSVDRLLAIMRDARDPEALIRAEDALSERQAELDSLRAQRAALGDRIAYSTVDVTFTAEQVGGPAPQRYEGFFGQVHRGWDTLADTAGHLWLLFGYLLPWLAALALVAAVGIGLVQALRRIPRLSNSSRSDSERPPQMP from the coding sequence ATGAATTCTCGCCGCCTGTCGGTGTTGATGCTGGTATTGGCCGCGCTCGTCGTCATGACGGGGTGCTCCGGGGCGCAGGGGCCGTTGCGTGGCAGCGCACCGGATGCCGCGGATAGCGCCACCGCACCCGCGGCACCGATCCTGCCGGAGCACAGCGGACCGCCGCCGAGCGCGCCACAACCCCCGCGCGACGTGGTCAAGACCGCCTCGATGCGGATCACGGTCGCCGACACCGGCGCGGCCGCGGACCGGGCCGCCGATATCGCGGCCGATGCCGACGGTCGCGTCGACAGCCGCACCGACGATGCCGGGTCCGGCGCGGGCCGGGCGCAGTCGTCGGTGGTGCTGCGCGTCCCGGCCGATCAGCTCGAGGCGGTGCTGAACGAACTCGAGGCACTGGGCTTCGTGCAGAACGCCGATACCCGCATCGAGGACGTCACGACGCAGCGGGTGGATCTCGACGCCCGGATCACCGCACTGCAGACCTCGGTGGACCGGCTACTGGCGATCATGCGCGACGCGCGCGACCCGGAGGCGCTGATCAGAGCGGAGGACGCGCTGTCGGAGCGCCAGGCCGAACTCGACAGCCTGCGGGCCCAACGCGCGGCGCTCGGCGACCGAATCGCCTACAGCACCGTGGATGTCACGTTCACCGCCGAGCAGGTCGGGGGACCGGCACCGCAGCGCTACGAGGGCTTCTTCGGTCAGGTCCACCGTGGCTGGGACACCCTCGCCGACACCGCCGGTCACCTGTGGTTGCTGTTCGGCTACCTGTTGCCCTGGCTGGCGGCGTTGGCGCTCGTCGCAGCCGTGGGCATCGGTTTGGTTCAGGCGCTGCGGCGAATCCCGCGCTTGAGCAACAGTTCGCGTTCGGACTCCGAGAGGCCGCCCCAGATGCCGTAG
- a CDS encoding HD domain-containing phosphohydrolase → MNAGAGPTRAELLAALSVAVDLGLGQPAEHMLRSALIGTRIADRLGLPVRQRDCIYYTALVMWIGCHADSHEYARWFGDDIAVRHDSYSVDWAGLPYYRFLISNVARGEPLSRRLLVLGALFVNARGQLTRLIHSHCTSAALLAERMGLGADVQHALGFTFERFDGGGLPGGVRGELLPIAIRVAQLADTVEVYHRTLGVQGAVAMVRSRRGGQFDPQIADAFIADAEQILAGPAVGGSWDIALRQAPDRGEHLDGPALDGMLRALGDFVDLKCPFTLGHSRAVADLAASAASIAGLTEPEVATVRRAGYVHDLGRIGVSNQVWSKPTHLSAGEFERVRLHPYLTVRILSQVNGVREVATVAGNHHECVNGAGYPRNLAGPALSLSDRILAAAVSYQSALEPRPYRAAMSPADAERRLRARSAAEELDSVAVAAVLDAADHRHRRVHVRPDRLTPREIEVLRLVATGASNKQIATTLVISEKTARNHVERTYAKIGVSNRIGASMYALQNGLAVQQ, encoded by the coding sequence ATGAACGCTGGCGCCGGGCCAACCCGGGCCGAACTGCTGGCGGCGCTGTCGGTGGCCGTCGATCTCGGCCTGGGTCAGCCAGCCGAGCACATGTTGCGCTCGGCGTTGATCGGTACCAGGATCGCCGACCGGCTGGGTCTACCCGTTCGACAGCGGGACTGCATCTACTACACCGCACTCGTCATGTGGATCGGCTGTCATGCCGATTCGCATGAATACGCGCGTTGGTTCGGCGACGACATCGCCGTGCGGCACGATTCCTATTCGGTCGACTGGGCGGGCCTGCCCTACTACCGGTTCTTGATTTCGAATGTGGCTCGTGGCGAACCTCTTTCGCGAAGACTACTGGTCCTGGGAGCGTTGTTCGTCAACGCCCGCGGGCAGCTGACCCGGCTGATCCACTCGCACTGCACATCGGCGGCGCTGTTGGCCGAACGAATGGGGCTGGGCGCCGATGTGCAGCACGCCCTCGGGTTCACCTTCGAGCGATTCGACGGCGGTGGGTTGCCCGGCGGTGTCCGCGGCGAGCTGCTCCCGATCGCCATCCGGGTAGCGCAGCTGGCCGACACCGTCGAGGTGTACCACCGAACGTTGGGGGTGCAGGGTGCCGTGGCGATGGTGCGGTCCCGCCGCGGCGGACAGTTCGACCCGCAGATCGCCGACGCGTTCATCGCCGATGCGGAGCAGATCCTGGCCGGACCCGCCGTCGGCGGCAGCTGGGACATCGCGCTGCGTCAGGCCCCCGACCGTGGTGAACATCTGGACGGCCCGGCCCTGGATGGGATGTTGCGGGCACTCGGTGACTTCGTTGACCTGAAATGTCCCTTCACCCTGGGACATTCGCGCGCCGTTGCCGACCTTGCCGCATCCGCCGCGAGCATCGCCGGGCTCACCGAGCCCGAGGTGGCGACGGTTCGCCGCGCCGGCTACGTCCACGACCTGGGTCGGATCGGGGTATCGAATCAGGTCTGGTCCAAACCCACCCACCTGTCGGCGGGGGAGTTCGAGCGAGTCCGGTTGCATCCGTACCTCACCGTGCGCATCCTCAGCCAGGTCAACGGCGTGCGTGAGGTCGCCACGGTGGCCGGAAACCACCACGAATGTGTGAACGGCGCGGGCTATCCGCGGAATCTGGCCGGCCCCGCGCTGAGCCTGTCCGACCGCATCCTGGCGGCCGCCGTGAGCTACCAGTCGGCGCTGGAACCGCGGCCCTATCGGGCGGCGATGTCACCGGCCGACGCCGAGCGACGGCTGCGCGCCAGGTCGGCCGCCGAGGAGCTGGACTCCGTCGCGGTGGCGGCGGTCCTCGATGCCGCCGACCATCGCCACCGCCGGGTCCATGTGCGACCGGATCGGTTGACGCCGCGCGAGATCGAGGTGCTACGCCTGGTCGCCACCGGCGCGTCCAACAAGCAGATCGCGACGACGCTCGTGATCAGCGAGAAGACCGCGCGCAATCACGTGGAACGCACCTACGCCAAGATCGGGGTGTCCAACCGCATCGGCGCCAGCATGTACGCGCTGCAGAACGGGCTGGCCGTCCAACAGTGA
- a CDS encoding 3-deoxy-7-phosphoheptulonate synthase: MNLAQTVTPPSTSDRRIRSFSAIPSPHEVLTEFPLGARRAERVARDRDEVADILAGRDDRLLVVVGPCSVHDPAAALEYASRLAKVADELGDRLKIVMRVYFEKPRTTVGWKGLINDPGMDGSFDVARGLRVARQLLLDIIDIGLPVGCEFLEPTSPQYIADAVAWGAIGARTTESQVHRQLASGLSMPVGFKNGTDGNTQVAVDGAKSAAASHVFFGMDDLGRGAVVTTEGNEDCHVILRGGTGGPNCDAAAVTATVARLEAAGLPGRVVIDCSHANSGKDHLRQAGVAAEVAQLVRDGLPVSGVMLESFLVAGAQAPEAQPLTYGQSVTDKCMDWVTTDQVLRTLAG; this comes from the coding sequence ATGAATCTCGCGCAGACCGTCACCCCACCGTCGACATCGGACCGGCGGATCCGCAGTTTCAGCGCGATCCCCAGCCCGCACGAGGTGCTCACCGAGTTCCCGTTGGGCGCGCGGCGCGCCGAGCGGGTAGCCCGGGACCGCGACGAGGTCGCCGACATCCTCGCCGGCCGCGACGACCGCCTGTTGGTGGTGGTGGGCCCGTGTTCGGTACACGACCCGGCGGCCGCGCTGGAGTACGCCAGCCGGCTCGCCAAGGTCGCCGACGAGCTCGGTGACCGGCTCAAGATCGTGATGCGGGTGTACTTCGAGAAGCCCCGCACCACGGTCGGCTGGAAGGGTCTGATCAACGATCCGGGGATGGACGGCAGCTTCGACGTGGCCCGCGGCCTGCGCGTCGCGCGGCAGCTGCTGCTCGATATCATCGACATCGGCCTGCCGGTGGGCTGCGAGTTCCTGGAACCGACGAGCCCGCAGTACATCGCCGACGCGGTGGCGTGGGGCGCGATCGGCGCCCGTACCACCGAATCGCAGGTGCACCGGCAGCTGGCATCGGGTCTGTCGATGCCGGTCGGATTCAAGAACGGCACCGACGGCAACACCCAGGTCGCCGTCGACGGTGCGAAATCCGCTGCGGCCTCGCATGTCTTCTTCGGGATGGACGACCTCGGGCGGGGCGCGGTGGTGACCACCGAGGGCAACGAGGACTGCCACGTGATCCTGCGCGGCGGCACCGGGGGCCCCAACTGTGACGCCGCCGCGGTGACGGCCACGGTCGCCCGACTGGAGGCCGCAGGGCTTCCCGGGCGCGTGGTCATCGATTGCAGCCACGCGAATTCCGGCAAGGACCACTTGCGGCAGGCCGGCGTGGCGGCCGAGGTCGCGCAACTCGTGCGCGACGGGCTCCCCGTCAGCGGGGTCATGTTGGAAAGCTTCCTGGTCGCAGGTGCCCAGGCGCCCGAGGCCCAGCCGCTCACCTACGGACAGTCCGTGACCGACAAGTGCATGGACTGGGTGACCACTGATCAGGTGCTGCGCACGCTGGCGGGATAG
- a CDS encoding adenylate/guanylate cyclase domain-containing protein: MDRIWQAAWEHYKSRYSWACWALTIPLSLPVLLAWAMGIVAFERSDRFAAAAAVTVVGVLGYVYLLVFPDGSDARLVQRWAAGTDVDPADALRATYRLGRKVIARGVVVSFVWTAVLFAVVGTIAGASGSRLIQYAILGAVAGTAGQLITVHSYTEQTLRPARAAIASGTDIGDALPRPHPAFATWTNVAMLAVGFAFAVAGAMLGGILDAASHGPVLPMVIGGALVLVIGPFLWAAYSPLLQPIHDLAAGTERVAAGDFSQRLPVVQDDDLGALAASFNRMQAGLAERQRLQGAFGTYVDPVLAARLLEQGDDVFTGERREVTVMFVDIRDFTPFAEANTAEDTVARLNALFEMVVPAVVDAGGHVNKFLGDGALAVFGAPNDLAGHADAAVSAAVRIQRLVGERFGGQLRIGIGINTGLVIAGTIGGAGKLEFTLIGDTVNVAARVEQLTKDTGDPILVTQQTVDAMASRPIALIDRGFHGLKGKSAAVKVFGLDR; encoded by the coding sequence ATGGATCGCATTTGGCAAGCGGCGTGGGAGCACTACAAATCCAGGTATTCGTGGGCATGCTGGGCGCTCACGATCCCCCTGTCGCTCCCGGTTCTTCTCGCCTGGGCGATGGGCATCGTCGCTTTCGAGAGGTCTGATCGTTTCGCGGCGGCGGCGGCCGTTACCGTGGTCGGCGTACTCGGGTACGTGTATTTGCTGGTGTTCCCCGACGGATCAGACGCCCGCCTCGTCCAGCGGTGGGCCGCCGGCACCGACGTCGACCCAGCGGACGCACTGCGCGCCACCTACCGCCTTGGCAGGAAAGTGATCGCCAGGGGGGTCGTCGTCTCCTTTGTCTGGACAGCGGTGCTCTTCGCTGTTGTCGGGACGATTGCCGGAGCGAGCGGATCGCGGCTCATCCAGTACGCGATCCTGGGCGCCGTGGCCGGAACTGCCGGCCAGCTGATCACCGTGCACAGCTACACCGAGCAAACCCTGCGTCCCGCCAGAGCCGCGATCGCCTCGGGTACGGATATCGGCGACGCCCTGCCCCGTCCTCACCCGGCGTTCGCCACGTGGACCAACGTGGCCATGCTTGCGGTGGGGTTCGCGTTTGCCGTCGCGGGCGCGATGCTGGGCGGCATATTGGACGCCGCCAGCCACGGCCCGGTCCTACCCATGGTGATCGGTGGCGCCCTGGTGCTGGTCATCGGGCCGTTCCTCTGGGCCGCGTACTCGCCTCTGCTGCAACCCATTCACGATCTCGCCGCCGGAACCGAGCGGGTGGCGGCCGGTGATTTCAGCCAACGACTGCCGGTGGTGCAGGACGACGATCTGGGAGCGCTGGCGGCGTCGTTCAACCGCATGCAGGCGGGTCTGGCCGAGCGGCAACGACTTCAGGGAGCGTTCGGCACCTACGTTGATCCGGTTTTAGCGGCGCGGTTGCTCGAGCAGGGTGACGACGTGTTCACCGGTGAGCGCCGCGAGGTGACGGTGATGTTCGTCGACATCCGCGATTTCACTCCGTTCGCGGAGGCGAACACCGCGGAGGACACGGTCGCTCGGCTCAACGCCTTGTTCGAGATGGTGGTGCCCGCGGTCGTCGATGCCGGCGGCCACGTCAACAAGTTCCTCGGCGACGGCGCGCTGGCGGTCTTCGGTGCCCCGAACGATCTTGCGGGGCATGCCGATGCCGCGGTGTCCGCCGCGGTGCGGATCCAACGCCTCGTAGGCGAGCGATTCGGCGGGCAGTTGCGCATCGGCATCGGGATCAACACCGGTCTGGTGATCGCCGGGACCATCGGCGGGGCCGGCAAGCTCGAATTCACCCTGATCGGTGACACCGTCAACGTGGCCGCCCGCGTCGAACAGCTCACCAAGGACACCGGTGATCCGATCCTGGTCACCCAACAGACGGTGGACGCGATGGCCTCCCGGCCCATCGCCCTGATCGACCGGGGATTTCACGGTCTGAAGGGCAAGTCGGCTGCGGTGAAAGTGTTCGGCCTGGACCGGTAA
- the groL gene encoding chaperonin GroEL (60 kDa chaperone family; promotes refolding of misfolded polypeptides especially under stressful conditions; forms two stacked rings of heptamers to form a barrel-shaped 14mer; ends can be capped by GroES; misfolded proteins enter the barrel where they are refolded when GroES binds), which produces MSKQIEYNETARRALEAGVDKLADAVKITLGPRGRHVVLAKAFGGPTVTNDGVTIAREIDLEDPFENLGAQLVKSVATKTNDVTGDGTTTATVLAQAIIKAGLRNIAAGANPMSLGLGIGKAADAVSEALLASATPVDGKNAIAQVATVSSRDAEVGEMVGEAMTKVGADGVVTVEESSTLNTELEITDGVGFDKGFLSAYFVTDFDSQEAVLEDALVLLHRDKISSLPDLLPLLEKVAEAGKPLLIIAEDVEGEPLSTLVVNAIRKTLKAVAVKAPFFGDRRKAFLDDLAVVTGAQVVNPDVGLVLREVGLDVLGTARRVVVSKDDTVLVDGGGAKEAVDARAAQLRSEIESSESDWDREKLEERLAKLAGGVAVIKVGAATETDLKKRKEAVEDAVAAAKAAVEEGVVAGGGSALIQARKSLTALRDSLSGDEALGVDVFSSALSTPLYWIASNAGLDGAVVVSKVSELPAGHGFNAATLEYSDLLADGIIDPVKVTRSAMLNAASVARMVLTTETAIVDKPVEEEDHGHGHHGHAH; this is translated from the coding sequence ATGAGCAAGCAGATTGAATACAACGAGACCGCACGCCGTGCCCTGGAGGCCGGCGTTGACAAGCTCGCCGACGCGGTCAAGATCACGCTGGGCCCGCGCGGCCGACACGTCGTGTTGGCCAAGGCCTTTGGCGGACCGACCGTTACCAACGACGGTGTGACCATCGCACGAGAGATCGACCTCGAAGATCCATTCGAGAACCTTGGCGCCCAGCTGGTGAAGTCGGTGGCGACCAAGACCAACGACGTCACCGGTGACGGCACCACCACCGCGACGGTGCTGGCCCAGGCCATCATCAAGGCCGGGCTGCGCAACATCGCCGCCGGCGCCAATCCGATGTCGCTCGGCCTGGGAATCGGCAAGGCCGCCGATGCCGTGTCCGAGGCCCTGCTGGCATCGGCCACCCCGGTCGACGGCAAGAATGCCATCGCCCAGGTGGCCACCGTGTCCTCGCGTGACGCGGAGGTCGGCGAGATGGTCGGCGAGGCCATGACCAAGGTCGGGGCCGACGGCGTGGTCACCGTCGAGGAGTCCTCGACGCTGAACACCGAGCTGGAGATCACCGACGGTGTCGGTTTCGACAAGGGTTTCCTGTCGGCCTACTTCGTCACCGATTTCGACTCGCAGGAAGCCGTCCTCGAGGACGCGCTGGTACTGCTGCACCGCGACAAGATCAGCTCGCTGCCGGATCTGCTGCCGTTGTTGGAGAAGGTCGCCGAGGCGGGTAAGCCGCTGCTGATCATCGCCGAGGACGTCGAGGGTGAACCGTTGTCGACGCTCGTCGTCAACGCCATCCGCAAGACGCTCAAGGCCGTCGCCGTCAAGGCGCCGTTCTTCGGCGACCGGCGCAAGGCGTTCCTGGACGACCTGGCCGTCGTGACCGGCGCACAGGTGGTCAACCCCGACGTCGGGCTGGTGCTGCGTGAGGTCGGCCTCGATGTACTGGGCACCGCCCGCCGCGTTGTGGTGAGCAAGGACGACACCGTGCTCGTCGACGGTGGCGGCGCCAAGGAAGCCGTGGACGCGCGTGCGGCGCAGTTGCGCTCGGAGATCGAGAGCAGCGAGTCCGACTGGGACCGGGAGAAGCTCGAAGAGCGGCTCGCCAAGCTGGCCGGCGGCGTCGCCGTCATCAAGGTCGGCGCGGCCACCGAGACCGATCTCAAGAAGCGCAAGGAAGCCGTCGAGGACGCCGTCGCAGCAGCCAAGGCCGCTGTCGAAGAGGGTGTCGTGGCCGGCGGCGGATCGGCACTGATCCAGGCGCGCAAGTCGCTTACCGCACTGCGGGACTCGCTCTCCGGTGACGAGGCCTTGGGCGTCGACGTCTTCTCGTCCGCGCTGAGCACGCCGCTGTACTGGATCGCCAGCAATGCCGGTCTCGACGGCGCCGTCGTCGTCAGCAAGGTCTCGGAACTTCCGGCCGGACACGGCTTCAACGCCGCGACGCTGGAATACTCGGATCTGTTGGCCGACGGCATCATCGACCCGGTCAAGGTGACTCGGTCGGCGATGCTCAACGCTGCATCGGTGGCCCGGATGGTGCTGACCACCGAGACCGCGATCGTCGACAAGCCGGTCGAGGAAGAGGATCACGGGCACGGCCACCACGGCCACGCTCACTAG
- the groES gene encoding co-chaperone GroES gives MASVNIKPLEDKILVQANEAETTTASGLVIPDTAKEKPQEGTVVAVGPGRWDEDGEKRIPLDVSEGDVVIYSKYGGTEIKYNGEEYLILSARDVLAVVSK, from the coding sequence GTGGCGAGCGTGAACATCAAGCCACTCGAGGACAAGATCCTCGTTCAGGCCAACGAGGCTGAGACCACGACCGCATCCGGTCTGGTCATCCCCGACACCGCCAAGGAGAAGCCGCAGGAAGGCACCGTCGTCGCAGTTGGCCCCGGCCGCTGGGATGAGGATGGCGAAAAGCGGATTCCCCTGGACGTGTCGGAGGGTGACGTCGTCATCTACAGCAAGTACGGCGGCACCGAGATCAAGTACAACGGCGAGGAGTACTTGATCCTCTCCGCCCGTGACGTGCTGGCCGTCGTCTCCAAGTAG
- a CDS encoding HNH endonuclease signature motif containing protein: MFDGSLPEPPALPRANDAALVDAISGWSTAASAADGRRLAAIAELVSRRCTDEHPDWACDDWDATAAEIAAALNLSHGRASGLMNLAITLRDRFPQVNALLLAGAITAWTAQVVADRTCLVFDPDAVATLDARIAERAVTWGPLSEYKLSQALDVWVEQIDPGAVRRAGTNARNRDVTLGEPDEHSGTTALWGRLLSTDAALLGKRLTAMANAVCAADPRTMAQRRADALGALGAKSQHLACLCGSPECPAGADDGRASSVVVHVVAEQSAVAEPDGPAASSLHGDHHPRSEPASRPAPALLVEGRGGIVPAPLLAELVARGAKVRPVTTPAPAPEPHYRPSAKLAEFVRIRDLTCRFPGCNRPAFSTDIDHTRPYPDGPTHAGNNGCYCRKHHLLKTFWPGWSDEQLADGTILITTPTGHTYRSKPGAALLFPNWPTLTPVPSGASARPTPDSFARTLMMPRRKQTRAQARQYRITAERALNDAAVAERNKPPPF; the protein is encoded by the coding sequence ATGTTCGATGGATCGCTGCCGGAGCCGCCGGCATTGCCCCGAGCGAACGACGCCGCCCTGGTCGACGCTATCTCGGGGTGGTCCACTGCGGCTTCGGCCGCCGACGGTCGGCGCTTGGCGGCGATCGCCGAACTGGTGTCGCGGCGCTGCACCGACGAGCATCCCGACTGGGCCTGTGACGACTGGGACGCCACCGCCGCCGAGATCGCCGCCGCGCTCAACCTCAGCCACGGCCGCGCCTCGGGGCTGATGAATCTGGCGATCACGCTGCGTGACCGCTTTCCCCAAGTGAATGCGCTGCTGCTGGCCGGCGCCATCACGGCGTGGACGGCGCAGGTGGTCGCCGACCGCACCTGCCTGGTGTTCGACCCCGACGCGGTGGCCACTCTGGACGCGCGGATCGCGGAACGCGCGGTGACGTGGGGTCCGCTTTCGGAATACAAGCTGAGCCAGGCCCTGGATGTCTGGGTCGAGCAGATCGACCCCGGCGCGGTGCGCCGAGCCGGGACGAACGCCCGCAATCGCGACGTCACCCTCGGCGAACCCGACGAGCACAGCGGCACCACCGCCCTGTGGGGACGACTGCTGTCCACCGACGCCGCCCTGCTCGGCAAGCGCTTGACGGCCATGGCGAACGCGGTCTGCGCCGCCGACCCGCGGACCATGGCGCAACGCCGTGCCGACGCACTGGGGGCGCTTGGCGCGAAGTCCCAGCACCTGGCGTGCCTGTGCGGCTCCCCGGAGTGCCCCGCCGGCGCTGATGACGGCCGCGCGAGCAGCGTGGTGGTGCATGTCGTCGCCGAACAATCGGCCGTGGCGGAACCCGACGGACCAGCAGCGTCCAGCCTGCACGGAGACCACCACCCCAGATCCGAGCCCGCCTCGCGTCCGGCACCGGCGCTACTCGTCGAGGGCCGCGGCGGCATCGTGCCCGCGCCACTGTTGGCCGAGCTGGTGGCCCGCGGCGCCAAGGTGCGGCCGGTCACCACCCCCGCGCCCGCCCCCGAGCCGCACTACCGGCCCTCGGCCAAACTGGCGGAGTTCGTCCGGATCCGCGATTTGACCTGCCGCTTCCCGGGCTGCAACCGCCCGGCGTTCAGCACCGACATCGACCACACCCGCCCGTACCCCGATGGACCGACTCATGCGGGCAACAATGGGTGCTACTGCCGAAAACACCACTTGCTCAAGACATTTTGGCCGGGATGGAGCGATGAACAACTCGCCGACGGCACCATCCTCATCACGACACCCACCGGTCACACGTACCGGTCCAAACCCGGTGCCGCGCTCCTGTTTCCCAATTGGCCCACCCTCACACCGGTGCCGTCGGGAGCATCCGCACGCCCGACACCGGACTCGTTCGCCCGCACCCTGATGATGCCCCGGAGAAAGCAGACCCGCGCCCAGGCCCGCCAGTACCGCATCACCGCCGAACGCGCGCTCAATGACGCCGCCGTCGCCGAACGAAACAAACCCCCGCCGTTTTAG
- a CDS encoding nuclear transport factor 2 family protein, protein MSAATADRLDISELLYRYAELIDAGDFDGVGALLGRGSFMGVAGAQHIAELFAATTRRFPDSGNATRTRHLVLNPIVEIGGDTATARSTFCVVQQTETVPLQPIAVGRYADTFARDEGGWYFTERVVTIEMLGDVSDHLLMDPSRFG, encoded by the coding sequence GTGAGCGCCGCGACCGCCGACCGGCTGGATATCAGCGAGTTGCTGTACCGCTACGCCGAACTGATCGATGCCGGGGATTTCGACGGGGTGGGCGCGCTGCTGGGGCGCGGATCGTTCATGGGTGTCGCCGGGGCGCAGCACATTGCGGAGCTGTTCGCCGCCACCACGCGACGATTCCCCGATTCCGGCAACGCCACCCGGACCCGGCATCTGGTCCTCAACCCGATCGTCGAGATCGGCGGCGACACCGCGACCGCTCGATCGACATTCTGTGTGGTGCAACAGACCGAGACGGTGCCGTTGCAACCCATCGCGGTGGGCCGCTACGCGGACACCTTCGCCCGTGATGAGGGCGGCTGGTATTTCACCGAGCGCGTCGTGACGATCGAGATGCTCGGCGACGTGTCGGACCACCTGCTGATGGACCCGAGCCGGTTCGGCTAA
- the tsaD gene encoding tRNA (adenosine(37)-N6)-threonylcarbamoyltransferase complex transferase subunit TsaD has protein sequence MTVILAIESSCDETGVGIARLDADGTVTLLADEVASSVDEHARFGGVVPEIASRAHLEALGPTMRRALANAGVARPDVVAATIGPGLAGALLVGVAAAKAYAAAWEVPFYAVNHLGGHLAADVFDHGPLPESIGLLVSGGHTHLLHVRSLGEPLIELGSTVDDAAGEAYDKVARLLGLGYPGGKVLDDLARTGDREAIVFPRGMTGSRDNPYAFSFSGLKTAVARHMEANPQAAAADVAAGFQEAVADVLTRKAVRAATDLGVSTLIIAGGVAANSRLRELAEERCAAAGLTLRVPRPRLCTDNGAMIASFAAHLIAAGAPASPLGVASDPGLPVVRSQVA, from the coding sequence ATGACCGTCATTCTTGCCATCGAAAGTTCTTGTGATGAAACGGGTGTGGGCATCGCCCGCCTCGACGCCGACGGGACGGTGACGCTGCTCGCCGACGAGGTGGCCTCCAGCGTCGACGAGCACGCGCGGTTCGGGGGCGTGGTGCCCGAGATCGCGTCCCGGGCGCACCTCGAGGCGCTGGGGCCCACCATGCGCCGCGCGCTTGCCAATGCCGGTGTCGCGCGCCCCGATGTGGTGGCCGCGACGATCGGCCCCGGGCTGGCCGGAGCGCTGTTGGTGGGAGTGGCCGCGGCCAAGGCCTATGCGGCTGCCTGGGAGGTGCCGTTCTACGCGGTCAATCACCTCGGTGGGCATCTGGCCGCCGATGTCTTCGACCACGGCCCGCTGCCGGAAAGCATCGGCTTGCTGGTCTCCGGTGGGCACACGCATCTGCTGCATGTGCGGTCGCTCGGCGAGCCGCTCATCGAACTGGGCAGCACCGTCGACGACGCGGCCGGCGAGGCCTACGACAAGGTGGCCCGGCTGCTCGGGCTGGGCTATCCCGGCGGCAAGGTCCTCGACGATCTGGCGCGAACCGGGGACCGGGAGGCGATCGTCTTTCCGCGTGGCATGACCGGTTCGCGCGACAATCCGTACGCGTTCAGCTTCTCGGGCCTCAAGACGGCCGTGGCCCGCCACATGGAGGCGAACCCCCAGGCTGCTGCCGCCGATGTCGCCGCCGGCTTCCAGGAGGCCGTCGCCGACGTCCTGACCCGCAAGGCGGTGCGGGCGGCCACCGACCTCGGGGTGTCGACGCTGATCATCGCCGGTGGGGTGGCGGCGAACTCCCGGCTGCGCGAGCTGGCCGAGGAACGCTGCGCCGCGGCGGGTTTGACGCTGCGGGTGCCCCGGCCGCGGTTGTGCACCGACAACGGCGCGATGATCGCCTCGTTCGCCGCCCACCTGATCGCGGCGGGGGCGCCGGCGTCGCCGCTGGGGGTGGCCAGCGACCCCGGCCTGCCCGTCGTGCGGAGCCAGGTCGCGTGA